A genomic segment from Kyrpidia tusciae DSM 2912 encodes:
- a CDS encoding alpha-ketoacid dehydrogenase subunit beta, producing the protein MAVKTYIEAVRDALREEMERDPSVFVLGEDVGVRGGVFRATVGLIEQFGPERVLDAPLAESAIVGVAIGASLYGMRPVAEIQFADFILPAVNQIISEAAKMRYRSNNDWYCPLVIRAPYGGGVHGALYHSQSVEALFYHVPGLKVVAPATPYDVKGLLKAAIRDDDPVLFFEHKKCYRSIKGEVPEEDYVVPIGRARVAREGMDITVISYGMTLHTALEAAAEVEKEGISAHVLDLRTLRPLDEAAILEAAEKTGKVMIIHEDNKVGGVGAEVSALIAEKALFSLDAPVMRLAGPEIPAMPFNRELEKSYLVTAPRIAEAMRELARF; encoded by the coding sequence ATGGCGGTGAAAACCTATATTGAGGCTGTGCGGGACGCGCTGCGGGAAGAAATGGAACGGGATCCATCGGTGTTCGTGTTGGGGGAAGATGTGGGGGTTCGGGGTGGCGTATTTCGCGCCACTGTGGGACTGATCGAACAATTTGGCCCGGAGAGGGTGTTGGATGCCCCCTTGGCGGAGTCGGCCATCGTCGGAGTGGCCATCGGGGCGTCCCTCTACGGCATGCGCCCGGTGGCGGAGATCCAGTTCGCCGATTTTATCCTTCCCGCGGTGAATCAAATCATCAGTGAAGCGGCGAAAATGCGCTATCGCTCCAACAACGACTGGTATTGTCCTCTGGTGATCCGGGCGCCTTACGGCGGGGGCGTCCACGGGGCCTTGTACCATTCCCAGAGTGTAGAAGCACTCTTTTATCACGTGCCGGGGCTGAAGGTGGTGGCGCCGGCAACCCCCTATGACGTGAAGGGCCTGCTCAAAGCGGCGATTCGGGATGATGACCCGGTGCTATTTTTTGAGCACAAAAAATGTTACCGCTCGATCAAGGGGGAGGTGCCGGAGGAGGATTATGTGGTGCCCATCGGTCGGGCCCGGGTGGCCCGGGAGGGGATGGACATCACGGTGATCTCCTATGGCATGACTCTGCACACTGCCCTGGAAGCTGCGGCAGAGGTGGAGAAAGAGGGGATCTCGGCTCACGTGCTCGACCTTCGGACCCTGCGCCCCCTGGATGAGGCCGCCATTCTCGAAGCGGCGGAGAAGACGGGAAAAGTGATGATCATCCACGAAGACAACAAGGTGGGCGGGGTCGGAGCCGAGGTGTCCGCCCTCATTGCGGAGAAAGCCCTTTTTTCGTTAGACGCGCCGGTGATGCGCCTTGCCGGGCCGGAGATCCCGGCGATGCCCTTCAATCGCGAATTGGAAAAATCGTATCTGGTGACGGCGCCTCGGATTGCCGAGGCGATGCGGGAACTGGCGCGGTTTTGA
- a CDS encoding dihydrolipoamide acetyltransferase family protein: protein MIEIKMPKLGESVTEGTLSRWLKQVGEPVHRYEPIAEIITDKVTAELPAEAEGILMRHLVEEGETVAAGTPVALMETFTAGVQQDSGSGAGAGSGPAKVQQAAGPESARSRDGRSGLVGASGSGLRGRYSPAVRKLAREYNVRLEGIPGTGAGGRVTRRDVLAWLEGASVQTSVRTAEPSRAILSKETTLPDQSPDEVEVIEASPIRRAIARHMVESVHAAPHAWTMVEADVTGLVRLRDRIKEDFRRREGIPLTFMPFFLKAVAESLREFPILNSSWADDRIIMKKRIHLSVAVATEDALFVPVIRDADRLSITGLAHALHDLATRARQGRLKTQDMEGGTFTVNNTGAFGSVLSKPILNGGQAAILSVEAIVKRPVVMPGDMLAVRSMVNLCLSLDHRVLDGWISGRFLQSVKGRLEAYREDGGI, encoded by the coding sequence ATGATCGAAATCAAAATGCCAAAATTAGGTGAAAGCGTCACCGAGGGGACTTTGTCCCGGTGGTTGAAACAGGTTGGGGAACCGGTTCATCGCTATGAGCCCATCGCCGAGATTATCACGGACAAAGTGACGGCGGAGTTGCCCGCGGAAGCCGAGGGCATTCTCATGCGCCACCTGGTCGAGGAAGGGGAAACGGTGGCGGCGGGCACTCCCGTGGCGTTGATGGAGACTTTTACCGCAGGAGTGCAGCAGGACTCCGGTTCCGGTGCTGGGGCCGGGTCCGGGCCGGCGAAGGTGCAGCAGGCGGCGGGGCCGGAGTCCGCCCGCAGCCGGGACGGTCGATCCGGTTTGGTCGGTGCTTCGGGGAGCGGGCTTCGGGGGCGGTATTCCCCGGCGGTTCGGAAACTGGCCCGGGAATACAATGTCCGTCTGGAAGGGATCCCCGGCACCGGGGCGGGGGGCAGGGTGACCCGGCGGGATGTGCTCGCCTGGCTGGAAGGGGCGAGTGTGCAGACCTCAGTCCGAACCGCCGAGCCGAGCCGGGCGATTCTGTCGAAGGAAACCACTCTGCCAGACCAAAGCCCGGACGAGGTGGAGGTGATCGAAGCATCGCCGATCCGCCGGGCCATCGCCCGACACATGGTGGAGAGCGTTCATGCGGCACCCCATGCCTGGACGATGGTGGAAGCGGACGTCACGGGACTGGTTCGGCTGCGGGATAGGATCAAAGAGGATTTTCGGCGGCGGGAAGGAATTCCTCTGACTTTCATGCCCTTTTTCCTGAAAGCGGTGGCGGAATCCTTGCGGGAATTTCCCATCCTGAATTCGTCTTGGGCGGACGATCGGATTATAATGAAGAAGCGGATCCACCTTTCTGTGGCGGTGGCAACTGAGGACGCCCTGTTCGTGCCGGTGATCCGGGACGCCGACCGCCTCTCGATTACGGGCTTGGCCCACGCTTTGCATGATTTGGCCACCCGAGCCCGGCAGGGGCGGCTGAAGACCCAGGATATGGAGGGCGGTACCTTTACCGTCAATAACACCGGGGCGTTTGGATCGGTCTTATCCAAGCCGATCCTAAACGGCGGCCAGGCGGCGATCCTCAGCGTGGAGGCCATTGTCAAGCGCCCGGTGGTCATGCCCGGTGATATGCTCGCCGTCCGTTCGATGGTCAACCTGTGTCTATCTCTGGATCATCGGGTGCTGGACGGCTGGATCTCTGGCAGATTTCTACAAAGTGTCAAAGGGCGGCTGGAAGCCTATCGGGAAGATGGGGGGATCTAG
- a CDS encoding Glu/Leu/Phe/Val family dehydrogenase, translating to MEIFRTMTSLDYEQVMFCQDASSGLKAVIAIHDTTLGPALGGCRMWAYASEAEAVVDALRLARGMTYKTAMAGLNFGGGKAVILGDSRTEKTEALFRAFGRYVQSLGGRYITAEDVGTTTQEMDWIRLETPYVTGVSVAAGGGGDPSPMTALGVFRSIQAALSEVYGEGDPAGRTVAVQGLGSVGYHLCKLLHQAGAKLVVTDLRKEAVHRAVREFGAEAVDLEDIYDVPADVFAPCALGGVINDGTIPRLQCRIVAGSANNQLAEDRHGAELEARGILYVPDYVANAGGVIHVADEIEGYRPERVRARVEGIYDRVRDVFALARKKGIPAHQAADRLAEERIAVLRQVRSTFVVHS from the coding sequence ATGGAGATTTTCCGGACGATGACATCGCTCGATTACGAGCAGGTGATGTTTTGCCAAGACGCTTCTTCGGGCCTGAAGGCGGTGATCGCCATTCACGACACGACCCTCGGGCCCGCGCTGGGCGGATGCCGCATGTGGGCGTACGCTTCGGAGGCTGAGGCGGTGGTGGACGCGCTGCGCTTGGCCCGGGGAATGACTTATAAAACGGCCATGGCCGGTTTGAATTTTGGCGGGGGCAAGGCGGTCATCCTCGGGGATTCGCGAACGGAAAAGACGGAAGCCCTGTTCCGGGCCTTTGGCCGCTACGTGCAGAGCCTCGGGGGGCGGTACATCACCGCCGAAGACGTGGGGACCACCACTCAGGAAATGGACTGGATCCGCCTCGAGACCCCCTATGTGACCGGTGTCTCTGTAGCGGCCGGGGGAGGCGGGGACCCGAGCCCCATGACGGCCCTGGGGGTTTTCCGCAGTATCCAGGCCGCCCTTTCCGAGGTGTACGGCGAGGGCGACCCCGCTGGACGGACCGTGGCGGTGCAGGGGCTTGGGAGCGTCGGGTATCACTTGTGTAAGCTTCTTCATCAAGCGGGGGCGAAGCTCGTGGTGACCGACCTTCGGAAAGAAGCGGTGCACCGGGCGGTTCGGGAGTTTGGCGCCGAAGCGGTGGATCTCGAGGACATCTATGATGTCCCGGCGGATGTGTTCGCCCCTTGTGCCCTGGGCGGAGTCATCAATGATGGCACCATCCCCCGGCTGCAGTGCCGGATTGTGGCCGGTTCGGCGAACAACCAACTGGCGGAGGACCGGCATGGGGCCGAACTTGAGGCGAGGGGCATCCTCTACGTGCCGGATTACGTGGCGAACGCCGGCGGGGTGATTCACGTGGCGGATGAAATCGAAGGGTACCGCCCGGAGCGTGTGAGGGCCCGGGTGGAAGGGATCTACGACCGGGTTCGGGATGTGTTCGCTTTGGCCCGCAAGAAAGGGATCCCGGCCCATCAAGCGGCGGACCGCCTGGCTGAGGAGAGAATTGCGGTTTTACGGCAGGTGCGGAGCACTTTCGTGGTGCACAGTTAA
- a CDS encoding lysophospholipid acyltransferase family protein, whose protein sequence is MYWLLKWLVRLVFRGIFRISVSGVEQIPYEGAVIVAANHPTWLDPILLGAYLPRKPYFIAKAEVFRYRVFNPLIRYLGGFPVHRGMPDIRAIRHSLRLLQEGKVLAIFIEGSRTFKAGPSPKPGVGMLAVKSGAPIVPVAIQGPCGLFSRIRIRVGRPIRPATDSYADIAQLVMAEIRRLASSA, encoded by the coding sequence GTGTATTGGCTGCTCAAGTGGTTGGTTCGCTTGGTGTTTCGGGGGATCTTTCGAATCTCGGTTTCAGGTGTCGAGCAGATACCCTATGAAGGGGCGGTGATCGTGGCGGCCAACCATCCAACCTGGTTGGACCCGATCCTCCTCGGGGCCTACCTTCCAAGAAAACCGTATTTTATCGCCAAAGCCGAAGTGTTCCGTTATCGGGTGTTCAATCCCTTGATCCGTTATCTCGGCGGTTTCCCCGTACATCGGGGGATGCCAGACATCCGCGCGATCCGGCACAGTCTGCGGCTTCTCCAAGAGGGAAAGGTGTTGGCCATTTTTATCGAAGGCTCTCGAACCTTTAAAGCGGGACCGAGCCCCAAACCGGGGGTGGGCATGCTGGCTGTAAAAAGCGGTGCGCCCATCGTTCCGGTAGCGATTCAAGGACCGTGCGGACTGTTCAGCCGGATCCGGATTCGGGTGGGACGCCCGATCCGGCCGGCCACAGATAGCTACGCGGACATTGCCCAGCTGGTGATGGCGGAGATTCGCCGTTTGGCGTCCAGCGCCTGA
- a CDS encoding ThiF family adenylyltransferase gives MISDQERYSRQFLFPPIGVAGQEKLRASRVVIVGLGALGSALSQHMVRAGVGFVRLIDRDYVEPSNLQRQMLYDEQDALQSLPKAEAAAIHLRAFNSSVHVEPLVTDVTWRNAEKLLTDVDLILDGTDNFEIRYLINDVAIKHKIPWIYGGAVSARGVLLPVIPENGPCLRCLFPEPPGPGDAPTCDTVGVIGPVVDVVASLQAAEALKWLVGDRDHLRRTLLHLDLWDNEWSEISVSHARRPDCPTCGLRRFDFLSPRERQAISLCGRNTVQVTLGSPLDLDALEPRLSALGRVRRNPFLLRAEIEGKRLTLFPDGRVLVQGTDDPAVARSLCARFVGV, from the coding sequence ATGATATCAGATCAAGAACGGTATTCCCGTCAGTTCCTGTTCCCCCCCATCGGAGTGGCCGGGCAAGAAAAACTGCGCGCCTCCCGAGTGGTCATCGTGGGCCTCGGAGCGCTGGGAAGCGCGCTATCCCAACACATGGTCCGGGCCGGAGTGGGGTTCGTTCGGTTGATCGACCGGGATTATGTGGAACCGAGCAACCTCCAGCGCCAAATGCTCTACGACGAACAGGACGCTCTCCAATCTTTACCAAAGGCCGAAGCGGCAGCCATCCATCTTCGGGCGTTTAACAGCAGCGTCCACGTGGAGCCGCTGGTCACCGATGTGACGTGGCGCAACGCCGAAAAGCTGTTGACCGATGTCGATCTCATCCTCGACGGCACCGACAACTTTGAAATTCGGTATTTAATCAACGATGTCGCCATTAAGCACAAAATTCCGTGGATCTACGGCGGGGCGGTGTCTGCCCGGGGCGTTTTACTCCCTGTCATCCCCGAAAACGGTCCGTGTCTGCGCTGCCTCTTTCCCGAACCGCCCGGGCCGGGAGACGCTCCCACCTGCGATACGGTGGGCGTGATCGGACCGGTGGTGGACGTGGTGGCATCCCTTCAGGCGGCGGAAGCCCTCAAGTGGCTCGTGGGCGACCGGGACCATCTGCGCCGCACCCTGTTACACCTCGATCTTTGGGACAACGAATGGTCGGAAATCAGCGTCAGTCACGCCCGGCGACCGGATTGCCCGACCTGTGGGCTTCGACGCTTCGACTTTCTCTCCCCCCGGGAGCGACAAGCCATATCCTTGTGCGGGCGGAATACCGTTCAAGTCACCCTGGGAAGCCCCCTGGACCTCGATGCCCTCGAGCCTCGTTTATCCGCCCTCGGCCGGGTTCGGCGCAACCCGTTCCTGCTGCGAGCCGAAATCGAAGGCAAGCGACTCACCCTCTTTCCCGACGGCCGGGTGCTCGTTCAAGGCACGGACGATCCGGCGGTCGCCCGGTCCCTGTGCGCCCGGTTCGTCGGCGTGTGA
- a CDS encoding DUF2627 domain-containing protein, producing MGLLISWIILIGFFLLGGYGVTLVRDAVMGHLFNPSQPWLGPTLAGTVLIAISVGFLGGFIYYREKKRGKVKGARRGTDDPPSPPPCCFRSG from the coding sequence ATGGGGCTTTTGATATCCTGGATTATCCTGATCGGCTTTTTCCTGCTCGGCGGTTACGGGGTGACGCTCGTCCGGGATGCCGTGATGGGTCACTTGTTCAACCCGTCGCAACCCTGGTTGGGACCCACCCTGGCGGGCACCGTCCTGATCGCCATCAGTGTGGGATTTCTCGGCGGGTTCATCTACTATAGGGAGAAAAAGCGCGGGAAAGTGAAAGGAGCCCGCCGGGGAACCGACGACCCACCCTCGCCGCCCCCCTGTTGCTTCCGATCGGGTTGA
- a CDS encoding MogA/MoaB family molybdenum cofactor biosynthesis protein has translation MSEGWTVAIVTCSDKGAKGERPDTSGEVIRDYVTGRGMAVRGHRVVPDERDQIEAALVYYCDVERVDLVLTTGGTGLGPRDVTPEATLTVVERLVPGIPERMRAATAAVTPTAILSRSVAGIRGQTLIVNLPGNPKGVQECLEAVGDVLPHALGVLSGRVRDHGPVHHRHEESKR, from the coding sequence ATGAGCGAAGGGTGGACGGTGGCCATTGTGACGTGCAGCGACAAGGGAGCCAAGGGCGAGAGGCCGGATACGAGCGGGGAGGTTATTCGGGATTATGTGACGGGCCGGGGCATGGCGGTGCGCGGACATCGCGTGGTGCCCGACGAACGGGATCAGATCGAGGCGGCACTGGTGTATTATTGCGACGTGGAACGGGTGGATCTCGTTCTCACCACCGGCGGGACCGGCCTGGGGCCCCGGGATGTCACCCCCGAGGCGACGTTGACGGTGGTGGAGCGGCTGGTCCCGGGGATTCCAGAGCGGATGCGGGCGGCCACGGCGGCGGTGACGCCCACGGCAATCCTGTCCCGGAGCGTCGCCGGCATCCGAGGGCAGACCTTGATCGTGAACCTCCCGGGCAACCCCAAAGGGGTGCAGGAGTGTCTGGAGGCGGTGGGGGACGTGCTGCCCCACGCCTTGGGGGTGCTCAGCGGCCGGGTGCGAGACCACGGCCCGGTTCACCATCGTCACGAAGAATCGAAACGATGA
- a CDS encoding sigma 54-interacting transcriptional regulator, whose translation MKTNPRVESEGASVVRVLLVGGGKGGTALLRAFHSMEAVRVVAVVDLDPGAPALGLAREWGIETAADYRPYLHGVDVVIEATGDVGVYREIDSARPPGVTLVPGPLAELLMTLLQEKEQLIHRLSRQRHELDAILNSTHDAMMAVDQTGCITLFNAAAQRLTGLSADEVLGTQAKATIPNSRLHIVLQTGQEELNQLQDLGRVKIITNRMPVRDEDGRVVGAVAVFRDVTELFGLAEEVTNLREIQSLLEAIINATQDAISVVDREGKGILINPAYTRLTGLGPDDVIGKPATVDIAEGESMHYRVLRTRRAVKGVPMKVGPARREVIVNVAPILVDGELKGSVGVIHDISEIQQLTEELDRAKRLIRKLEAKYTFEDIIGHSPSFVSAVQLARSAAQTPATVLLRGESGTGKELFAHAIHNESARRYHQFIRVNCAAFSESLLESELFGYEEGAFTGAKRGGKKGVFEEASGGTLFLDEIGELPLPTQAKILRAIQEKEIVRVGGSRAIPVDVRIIAATHVNLEKAIEEGRFRQDLYYRLNVMPIVLPPLRERKEDIEPLARQFVRKFNQDFGRQVEGLTPRAIARLEEYPWPGNVRELENVIGRAMIRVGYTDTWIDTVHVPLSDLGGAAINPAQPEDDRTLEDVVTAAEKAHIQRVLDKVGGNKTEAARRLGISVRNLYYKLEKLGMDPGAG comes from the coding sequence ATGAAAACAAATCCACGGGTCGAAAGCGAGGGGGCGTCGGTGGTACGGGTGCTGTTGGTCGGAGGAGGCAAAGGGGGTACGGCCCTGCTCCGGGCGTTTCACTCCATGGAGGCGGTTCGAGTGGTCGCCGTGGTGGACCTCGACCCCGGCGCCCCGGCGCTGGGTCTGGCCCGGGAATGGGGCATCGAGACGGCGGCCGATTACCGGCCGTATCTCCATGGGGTCGACGTGGTCATTGAAGCCACGGGGGATGTTGGCGTGTACCGCGAGATCGACAGCGCCCGACCTCCAGGGGTGACCCTTGTGCCCGGGCCGTTGGCCGAGCTTTTGATGACCCTGCTGCAGGAGAAAGAGCAACTGATCCACCGGCTTTCCCGGCAGCGCCACGAGTTGGACGCCATTCTCAACTCCACCCACGACGCCATGATGGCGGTGGATCAGACCGGGTGCATTACACTTTTTAATGCCGCCGCCCAGCGGTTGACCGGTTTGTCCGCCGACGAGGTGCTCGGCACCCAGGCCAAGGCCACTATCCCCAACAGCCGTTTGCACATTGTCCTTCAAACGGGGCAGGAGGAGCTCAATCAACTGCAAGACCTCGGCCGGGTGAAAATCATCACCAACCGGATGCCCGTGCGGGACGAGGATGGCCGGGTGGTGGGGGCGGTGGCCGTCTTCCGGGATGTCACGGAACTGTTTGGCTTGGCCGAAGAAGTGACAAATCTTCGCGAGATCCAATCCCTTCTTGAAGCGATTATCAACGCCACCCAAGACGCCATCTCGGTGGTGGATCGCGAAGGCAAAGGAATCCTCATCAACCCCGCCTACACCCGGCTCACCGGTCTGGGGCCGGACGACGTGATCGGCAAGCCGGCCACCGTCGATATTGCGGAAGGAGAAAGTATGCACTACCGGGTGCTGCGAACCCGCCGGGCGGTCAAGGGTGTGCCGATGAAAGTGGGTCCGGCCCGGAGGGAAGTGATCGTCAATGTCGCGCCGATTCTCGTCGATGGCGAGCTGAAGGGCAGCGTTGGGGTGATTCACGATATCTCGGAGATTCAACAGTTAACGGAAGAGTTGGACCGGGCGAAGAGACTGATTCGAAAGCTGGAGGCCAAATACACCTTTGAGGATATCATTGGGCACAGTCCGTCCTTCGTTTCTGCCGTGCAACTCGCCCGGTCGGCGGCGCAAACCCCGGCCACGGTTTTGCTCCGGGGGGAGTCCGGGACGGGGAAGGAACTGTTTGCTCACGCGATTCACAACGAAAGCGCCCGGCGTTATCACCAGTTCATTCGGGTCAACTGCGCCGCCTTCTCCGAGTCTCTCTTGGAGAGCGAACTGTTTGGCTACGAAGAAGGGGCCTTTACCGGTGCAAAAAGGGGCGGGAAAAAGGGAGTCTTTGAAGAAGCCAGCGGCGGCACGTTGTTTCTCGACGAGATCGGAGAACTTCCCCTCCCGACCCAGGCGAAAATCCTTCGAGCGATACAAGAAAAAGAGATTGTCCGGGTCGGCGGGAGTCGGGCAATTCCCGTGGATGTGCGGATTATCGCCGCCACTCACGTGAATTTGGAAAAGGCGATTGAGGAGGGGCGTTTTCGGCAAGACCTGTACTATCGTTTGAATGTCATGCCCATCGTTCTGCCGCCCCTGCGCGAGCGCAAAGAGGACATCGAGCCCCTGGCCCGGCAGTTCGTGCGCAAGTTCAACCAGGATTTTGGCCGCCAGGTGGAGGGCCTGACTCCCCGGGCGATTGCCCGGTTGGAGGAATACCCATGGCCGGGCAATGTGCGGGAACTGGAGAATGTGATCGGTCGGGCCATGATCCGCGTCGGCTACACGGACACGTGGATCGATACCGTCCACGTGCCCCTGTCCGACCTGGGAGGGGCAGCGATCAACCCGGCACAACCGGAGGATGACCGGACCCTGGAGGATGTCGTTACCGCCGCGGAGAAAGCCCACATCCAGCGGGTTCTCGACAAGGTGGGCGGGAACAAAACTGAGGCCGCCCGGCGTCTGGGGATTTCGGTGCGTAATTTATATTATAAATTGGAGAAACTTGGGATGGACCCCGGGGCCGGCTGA
- a CDS encoding thiamine pyrophosphate-dependent dehydrogenase E1 component subunit alpha, with translation MRNRHEALGLTGEDLLAMYRVMLTARRVDERLWVLNRAGKIPFVISCQGHEGAQVGAAFALDRQKDYVLPYYRDVAVVLAFGQTPRDLLLAAYAKADDPNSGGRQMPNHFGSRKHRIVSGSSPVSTQIPHAAGIALAAKMRGDDVVAYVSFGEGSSNQGDFHEGLNFAAVHRLPVVFFCQNNGYAISVPASKELATPSVADRAAGYGIPGVVVDGSDVLGVYHAVKTAVERARRGDGPTLVEAMTVRLTPHSSDDDDRTYRSGEELEDARRRDPLPQLAEYLIASGVADEVLLRALDQEVRAEVDEATAYAEQARDPDPADVLRFVHGEA, from the coding sequence ATGAGAAACCGCCATGAAGCCCTGGGATTGACCGGAGAAGACCTTTTGGCCATGTATCGCGTGATGCTCACGGCCCGTCGGGTGGATGAACGCTTGTGGGTGCTCAATCGCGCCGGGAAAATCCCGTTTGTCATCTCGTGTCAAGGCCACGAAGGAGCCCAGGTCGGGGCGGCGTTCGCCCTGGATCGGCAGAAAGATTACGTGTTGCCCTATTACCGGGATGTGGCCGTGGTGCTGGCTTTCGGGCAAACACCCCGGGATTTGCTTCTGGCGGCCTATGCCAAGGCCGATGACCCGAACAGCGGGGGACGGCAGATGCCGAACCATTTTGGAAGCCGGAAGCACCGCATCGTCTCGGGTTCCAGCCCCGTGTCCACCCAGATTCCCCACGCGGCAGGCATCGCCCTGGCCGCCAAGATGCGGGGGGACGATGTGGTGGCCTATGTCTCTTTTGGCGAGGGGTCCAGCAACCAGGGGGATTTTCATGAAGGATTGAACTTTGCCGCCGTGCATCGGTTGCCGGTCGTGTTTTTCTGTCAAAACAATGGCTACGCCATCTCGGTGCCGGCGTCGAAAGAATTGGCCACTCCCAGTGTGGCCGACCGGGCGGCGGGGTATGGAATCCCCGGGGTGGTGGTGGACGGGAGCGACGTTCTGGGCGTTTACCATGCCGTCAAGACGGCGGTGGAACGGGCCCGGAGGGGGGATGGGCCGACTTTGGTGGAGGCGATGACGGTTCGCTTGACCCCGCATTCCAGCGATGACGACGACCGGACCTATCGCTCCGGGGAAGAATTGGAAGACGCTCGCCGCAGGGATCCCCTTCCGCAGTTAGCCGAATATCTCATCGCATCAGGGGTTGCGGACGAGGTCCTGCTTCGCGCCTTGGACCAGGAGGTGCGGGCTGAGGTAGACGAAGCCACGGCCTATGCTGAGCAAGCAAGGGATCCCGATCCCGCGGACGTCCTGCGCTTTGTCCATGGGGAAGCATGA
- the moaC gene encoding cyclic pyranopterin monophosphate synthase MoaC, with translation MAEWSHFNEQGRAKMSDVSGKEQTKRTAVARAVVRMKPETLSAIQEGRVKKGDVLAVAQVAGVMAAKRTPDLIPMCHTIPLTHVDLRFFPRESEGRRDFAELEIESEVSTVASTGVEMEALTAVSVAALTVYDMCKAIDRAMEVTSVYLLEKSGGKSGDYRRDEPRRRNGV, from the coding sequence ATGGCGGAGTGGAGCCATTTTAATGAGCAAGGAAGGGCGAAGATGTCGGACGTTTCGGGAAAAGAGCAGACGAAGCGCACCGCCGTGGCCCGGGCGGTGGTTCGGATGAAACCGGAAACGCTCTCGGCGATTCAGGAAGGGAGAGTCAAGAAAGGGGATGTCCTGGCAGTGGCCCAGGTGGCGGGGGTCATGGCGGCCAAACGCACCCCCGACTTGATTCCCATGTGCCATACGATTCCGTTAACTCATGTGGACCTTCGCTTTTTTCCCCGGGAAAGCGAGGGCCGGCGTGATTTTGCCGAACTGGAGATCGAATCGGAGGTCTCCACTGTGGCATCCACAGGCGTGGAGATGGAGGCACTGACGGCTGTTTCGGTGGCGGCGCTCACCGTTTACGATATGTGCAAGGCGATTGATCGGGCCATGGAGGTAACCTCGGTTTATTTGTTGGAGAAGAGCGGAGGTAAAAGCGGGGACTACCGGCGGGACGAGCCCAGGAGGAGGAATGGGGTATGA
- the lipA gene encoding lipoyl synthase, translating into MGLEELRVVSGTGNSAGQGRRPDWLKIQLRTGENYRELKALMRGQTLHTVCEEARCPNLFECWSHRTATFMILGRICTRACRFCAVTSGRPTELDLQEPERVAEATVAMGLRHVVVTSVARDDLEDGGAEIFASTIRAIRRRAPGCSVEVLIPDFQGQEMSLRKVLEAGPDILNHNVETVRRLSDRVRSRAKYERSLELLRRSKAIAPRIPTKSSIMVGVGETWEEILATMDDLRAVDCDILTIGQYLQPTRKHLAVDRYYTPDEFAQLREEGLKRGFRHVESGPLVRSSYHAHEQVEAVRETRLPGAEGV; encoded by the coding sequence ATGGGATTGGAAGAGTTGCGAGTGGTATCGGGGACGGGGAATTCCGCGGGGCAGGGTCGCCGCCCCGATTGGCTTAAAATCCAGTTGCGCACCGGGGAGAATTACCGGGAGCTCAAGGCTCTCATGCGGGGGCAAACCCTTCACACGGTGTGCGAAGAGGCCCGGTGCCCGAACCTTTTTGAGTGTTGGTCACACCGCACGGCGACGTTCATGATCCTGGGCCGGATTTGCACCCGGGCCTGTCGGTTCTGCGCCGTCACCAGCGGCCGGCCGACGGAACTGGATCTACAAGAGCCGGAGCGGGTGGCCGAGGCGACGGTGGCCATGGGCCTTCGCCACGTGGTGGTCACATCGGTGGCCCGGGACGATCTGGAGGACGGGGGGGCGGAAATTTTCGCCTCCACCATCCGGGCCATCCGCCGCCGGGCACCGGGTTGTTCGGTGGAAGTGCTGATCCCGGATTTTCAGGGACAAGAGATGTCTTTGCGAAAAGTGCTGGAAGCCGGGCCGGATATCCTCAATCACAACGTGGAGACGGTGCGGCGGCTCTCGGATCGGGTGCGATCTAGGGCCAAATACGAGCGGTCTCTGGAACTGTTGCGGCGTTCCAAGGCGATCGCCCCGCGGATCCCCACGAAATCGAGCATCATGGTGGGGGTTGGAGAGACCTGGGAGGAAATCCTCGCCACCATGGACGACCTTCGGGCGGTGGATTGTGACATCCTCACCATCGGTCAATACCTGCAGCCGACCCGGAAACATTTGGCGGTGGATCGGTATTACACCCCGGACGAGTTCGCGCAACTCAGGGAGGAAGGACTGAAGCGCGGCTTCCGCCATGTAGAATCCGGTCCTTTGGTGCGAAGTTCGTACCATGCCCATGAGCAGGTGGAAGCGGTTCGCGAAACCCGGCTTCCGGGGGCGGAGGGCGTTTAG